A window of Vigna unguiculata cultivar IT97K-499-35 chromosome 4, ASM411807v1, whole genome shotgun sequence contains these coding sequences:
- the LOC114181322 gene encoding pentatricopeptide repeat-containing protein At5g15340, mitochondrial-like, whose amino-acid sequence MRWSHSHIRQHHCPLFFRSLLRRCARASALRPGEQLHAAATVSGLLSSPSNFLLNALLHLYAACSLPLHAQKLFDQIPHSHKDSVDYTVLIRCSHPLDSLRFFLKMRQRSLPVDGVTLICALGACARLEEDNLVAQMHVGVVKFGLLRHIKVCNAVMDGYVKCGLLGEARRVFREIEEPSVVSWTVVLEGTVKWEGVESGRVVFDEMPERNEVAWTVMIKGYVGNGFTKEAFMLLGEMVFGNQHRLGLAEGASLSQRGEPRFKSPLRVVTTSSARQWLQEEKDRGFDNQEAFCDVERASLLQCSESKIEFLREKMSTFSIPQYVGHDWFRRKTLVENQNEKEMVYCCGFGLNWVTLCSVLSACSQSGDVSVGRWVHCYAVKAMGWDLGVMVGTSLVDMYAKCGRVRAALMVFRHMPRRNVVAWNAILGGLAMHGMGKVVVEMFESMVEEVKPDAVTFMALLSACSHSGLVQQGRQCFHDMESVYRVRREVEHYACMVDLLGRAGRLEEADVLVRKMPIPPNEVVLGSLLGACYAHGKLNLGEKIMRDLVEMDPLNTEYHILLSNMFALSGKVDKANSLRKVLKNRGIKKVPGMSSIYVDGQLHRFIAGDKSHPRTADIYMKLDDMICKLRLAGYVPNTNCQVLFGCSNGDDCMEALEEVEQVLFTHSEKLALCFGLMTTPLGSPLCIFKNLRICQDCHSAIKISSDVYKREIVVRDRYRFHSFKQGSCSCSDYW is encoded by the coding sequence ATGAGATGGTCACATTCACACATCAGACAACATCACTGTCCTCTCTTCTTCCGTTCTCTTCTCCGGAGATGCGCCCGCGCCTCTGCCCTCCGTCCCGGCGAGCAGCTCCACGCCGCCGCCACCGTTTCCGGCCTCCTCTCCTCTCCCTCCAACTTCCTCCTTAACGCCCTCCTCCACCTCTACGCTGCTTGCTCTCTCCCCCTACACGCGCAGAAACTGTTCGATCAAATTCCCCACAGTCACAAGGACTCTGTGGACTACACCGTCCTCATCCGCTGCTCCCACCCCCTCGATTCCCTCCGTTTCTTCCTCAAAATGCGCCAACGCTCCCTCCCCGTCGATGGGGTCACGCTAATCTGTGCTCTTGGCGCGTGTGCCAGGCTCGAGGAGGACAACCTCGTGGCTCAAATGCACGTGGGTGTGGTGAAGTTCGGGCTTTTGAGGCACATCAAAGTGTGCAATGCTGTGATGGATGGTTATGTTAAGTGTGGGCTTTTGGGTGAGGCTAGAAGGGTGTTTAGGGAGATTGAGGAACCCAGTGTTGTTTCTTGGACTGTGGTGTTGGAAGGTACAGTGAAATGGGAGGGCGTGGAGAGTGGGAGAgtggtgtttgatgaaatgccgGAGAGAAATGAGGTTGCTTGGACTGTTATGATAAAGGGGTATGTTGGAAATGGGTTTACAAAGGAGGCTTTTATGCTTCTCGGAGAAATGGTTTTTGGTAATCAACATAGGTTGGGTCTTGCAGAAGGAGCTAGTCTGTCACAACGTGGTGAACCGAGGTTTAAATCTCCTTTGAGAGTGGTAACCACATCAAGTGCCAGGCAATGGCTTCAAGAAGAGAAAGACCGGGGTTTTGATAACCAAGAGGCATTCTGTGATGTGGAAAGAGCTAGCCTCCTACAATGTAGCGAATCAAAAATTGAATTCCTGCGGGAAAAGATGTCTACTTTTAGTATTCCACAATATGTTGGACATGATTGGTTTCGAAGAAAGACACTTGTAGAAAACCAAAACGAAAAGGAGATGGTTTATTGTTGTGGATTTGGGTTGAATTGGGTTActttgtgttctgttttatcTGCTTGTTCTCAGTCTGGTGATGTGAGTGTGGGAAGGTGGGTTCATTGTTATGCTGTTAAGGCTATGGGGTGGGATTTGGGTGTTATGGTGGGGACAAGTTTGGTTGACATGTATGCCAAATGTGGGAGGGTAAGAGCTGCGTTGATGGTGTTTAGGCACATGCCACGGAGGAATGTGGTGGCATGGAATGCCATACTTGGTGGGTTGGCCATGCATGGGATGGGGAAAGTTGTAGTGGAGATGTTCGAGTCCATGGTGGAAGAGGTGAAGCCTGATGCTGTTACTTTCATGGCCTTGTTAAGTGCTTGCAGCCATTCGGGTCTTGTTCAACAGGGTAGGCAGTGTTTTCATGATATGGAGTCTGTTTATCGGGTACGACGGGAAGTAGAGCATTATGCTTGCATGGTGGATCTTCTTGGTCGAGCTGGACGATTGGAAGAAGCTGATGTTTTGGTGAGGAAGATGCCAATTCCTCCAAATGAAGTTGTTTTGGGGTCCCTTTTGGGTGCTTGTTATGCACATGGTAAGTTGAACCTGGGGGAGAAGATTATGAGGGATTTGGTTGAGATGGATCCCCTCAACACAGAATATCATATCCTGCTTTCAAACATGTTTGCATTGAGTGGGAAAGTAGACAAGGCAAATTCCCTCAGAAAGGTTCTTAAGAATAGGGGTATCAAAAAGGTGCCAGGAATGAGTTCGATATATGTTGATGGCCAACTTCATCGGTTCATTGCTGGGGATAAATCTCACCCAAGAACTGCAGATATATACATGAAGCTTGATGACATGATTTGCAAACTGAGGTTGGCTGGCTATGTTCCCAACACAAATTGTCAAGTGCTGTTTGGTTGTTCCAATGGGGATGATTGTATGGAAGCATTGGAGGAGGTAGAACAAGTGTTGTTCACTCACAGTGAGAAACTTGCACTTTGTTTTGGCCTAATGACCACACCACTCGGTTCTCCCCTCTGTATTTTCAAGAACCTTAGGATATGCCAGGATTGTCATTCTGCTATTAAGATTTCTTCTGATGTCTATAAACGTGAAATTGTTGTTCGAGATCGTTATCGTTTTCATAGTTTCAAGCAAGGCTCTTGTTCTTGCTCTGATTATTGGTGA
- the LOC114182513 gene encoding vesicle transport v-SNARE 13, with the protein MSNVFEGYERQYCELSANLTKKCTAAGALNGEQKKQKVSEIKTGIDEAEALIRKMDLEARSLQPNVKGVLLAKLREYKSDLNNLKTEVKKILSGNLNPSARDELLESGMADAMTASADQRTRLMVSTERLNKTSDRVKDSRRTMLETEELGVSILQDLHSQRQSLLHAHNTLHGVDDNIGKSKKILTNMSRRMNKNKWIIGGIVLVLVIAIIVILYFKLSK; encoded by the exons ATGAGCAACGTGTTCGAGGGATACGAACGCCAATACTGCGAGCTCTCGGCGAATCTAACGAAAAAGTGCACTGCTGCTGGTGCTCTTAATGGAG agcaaaagaaacaaaaagtttCTGAAATAAAGACTGGGATTGATGAAGCTGAAGCTTTG ATTCGAAAAATGGACCTCGAGGCAAGAAGTTTGCAGCCAAACGTCAAGGGTGTGCTTCTTGCTAAGTTGCGGGAGTATAAATCGGATCTAAACAATCTTAAAACTGAAGTGAAGAAAATTCTATCTGGTAACTTAAACCCTTCAGCTCGGGATGAATTGTTGGAATCAGGCATGGCAGATGCTATGACG GCATCTGCTGACCAGAGAACAAGATTAATGGTGTCAACTGAGAGGTTGAATAAGACCAGTGATAGAGTTAAGGATAGTAGGAGAACAATGTTGGAAACAGAAGAGCTTGGTGTCTCGATTCTTCAAGATTTGCATTCACAGCGCCAATCTCTATTGCATGCGCATAACACG CTCCATGGAGTGGATGATAACATAGGCAAGAGCAAGAAAATTTTGACCAACATGTCAAGAAGGATGAACAAGAACAAATGGATTATTGGTGGCATTGTTTTGGTTCTGGTTATTGCGATCATCGTGATCCTGTACTTCAAACTTTCTAAATAG